The stretch of DNA AGTCGGAAGCACATCGATGCACTTCCCATTGGGTGCGCCATCGGTGGTGTCCACGTAGGCGATGTCCGGACCTCCCAGGTTCGGATTCGGGCTCGGCGTCAATGGGCAGAAGAGCTGCCGGAGGGTCCGGGTGACGGGCACGCCGCTGACGGTGTCGACCCCCACCGCCACCGGAAAACTCCCCAGCACCGGCAAGCGGAACACGCCGGCGAACGGGATCTTCCTTCCGCTGTGCCCGACGACGAAGTCGCCTTCCACGGTGCCGTAGGGGAGGTTGTGGAGGAGGGCCGGCGCGAAGTCCATCTGGCCGCTGAAGCGGCCCTTCATCACCACCAGCTCGGGACCATCCACCGGGTTGTCGCCCTGGACGACTACGGTGAAGTCCCCGTCAAATATCCCGAGTCCGGTCGTTCCGCTCACGCGGTTGGACCCAACGGCGTTGATCCAGCACGTTCCCTTCGCCGCCGTCGCCGCGGCTGACGGACACAGCGGCGTGCCGACCTTCGCAAAACCCACCAACGCCGAGGTCGCCACGCGCTGGACGATCTTCCCGCGTGTGAGCTTCATGTTCTCCGTGAGCTCATACAGGGTCGCGTCTTGAGCTGCGGCCCAGCCTGCGCTCATCACCAGCGCGACCGACAGGACGAGAAGTACTCGGACGGAGATGCCGAGCCAGCGCACGTCGACGGTCTTCATGACCCTGCCCTCCTTCGTGCCTCTCCCCCGAGGAGCAGGGTTCGACCCGCCCCTCTTCCTTCGGCAGCCCGGCCGTCAGGGCCTCGAGCCCTGACCCGCGGCTTTGCGTCCCAGCCTCGCGGCTGGTTTGCCCTTGTCGGAAAGAGGTCTACCTGGGAACAGAGCAACGAGTGGGCCAGGCTGGTAAGCCCGTGATTCTGTGGCATTTGTCCGAGGAGGACCCGGGGGAGATGATCAAAACCTTACCGGCAGTGGTCTGTTCCTCCCCGGGCTTCCTTGACCAGGCCAGCCCCGCCACGACTCAGGCCTGTGCTCCCGTCGCGTGCTGTTCGGAAAATGAGATGCAGCCTGGCAGGTGGGATGATGGTGAGCGATCTGACAGGAGGGGAAATGAGCCGTCTTCTGTTCGTCGTGTCTCGAGCGGAACCGAAGCGTTACGAGTACCTCAGGACCGCGTTCGCCGGGGAAGAGGCGGTGGAGATCGTCTTCGATCGCCGAGTCGGCCAGCGCCGGCAGCGCCCAATTCCCTACGAGGAGGACCGCCGCCGTGGCGAACGGCGGGCCCGGGACCTCAGCCACGAGCTCGACCGGCTCGGCTACGCGCTCATCAGACGGTATACGCCTTGACGGCGCCTCAATGACAGAGGGCGCGCCGCAATGCCTACTGGGGTGTCACGAACTGGGGCGGGCCGCTGGGCGCCGAGGACGGCATCGGAGAGTGAAGGGGAGGCATCGCCAGGGGCGGGCCCGGCGCGCCGGCCGGGGGTGCGGTCGCCAGACCCGCGGAACGGGGCTTCCCCGGATCCCGCAGGCGGACGTCCACCGGGCCGTCTGGCCGAGTGATCACGACACGATCGGCATCGATCCTCTGTAGAGTTCCACCGATCAGCGCATCCCCGACGCGATACCCCGCCAGCCGCCTGGTGACTGGATCCTCGAAGTAGGCAACTCGCGCGGTCTTGGTGAGGACGATCCCGTAGAGGTATGGGCGCGGGAACGACAGGACCCCGGCGGTCGGATTCTGCAACGTCTCCGTCCGGCTCGGGCTGAAGAGATTGTGGCGGGCGATGCCCTCGTACCCGCTCATCGACTCCCGTCGGGCCACGACGGTGGTCGTGGCGAGCCGCGACACCGCCACCGGTATCTGGCGAGGGGCGGACGCCTCGATGGGCGTCATGAGCTGCCGCGCGATATAGACCGCGAAGGCAAGGGCGGCCGCCAGGAGGAGCGCGTTCAACACCAACAGCCGCCTGGACATCGAGACGCCCCCCCAAGGGGGCAGACCGGGCCAGGACACGCGGGGTCCGGTTGCGAGGGCAGCACGGAGACGCGAGATCTGGCGGCTCGGCCAGTTCAACTCACCGAGTCCACGGAGAAGGCTGAGCATGGTGATGGCGCCCGGGGATCTGGCAATGAGCACAAGCGGTGCCAGTCCTGAAAGGGGCGGTGAGTCCAGGACTTAGAGGTAAGTCGGCGCCGGTGGGTGCCGCTCGTGCGTGACAGCGCGGCTCAAGCCGTGACGAGGGGTGTCAGCGCGCGAACAGCTCAGGCGCTGCGTAGCCAGCGCGCCTTGTCTTCAAGGCCTTGAAGGGCGCGAGCAACGGGCTCCAGGAGTCGTTTCAGCTCTTCCAGGCTCCCCCCGAGGACGGCCCGCTGCGCGTGCAGCGCTTCGTTCTCTGCGCGGAGCACGCCGATCGCCTGGCCCAGGGCGGCGAGGTCCACCCGGAGTTTTTGACATTCTTGGGCGGCCGCTTCGGCTCTCGTTCGCATCCGCTCATGCTCGTCGAGCAGCCTCGGAATGACCTCGCCCAGCAGACGCTGGCCCTCGTGCCTCCACCGATCGAGCCGCCGCTGAGCCTCAACTCCTCCAATGTCCGCATCCGTGTCTGGCCCCTCTCCGCTGCCAGGAGCGTCGGAGCGTTCACGCGTCGGTCCACCTCCCGCGGTCTGCGGCTGTGCAGGAACCACGAGGCAGGGGCGGGCGTTCAGATCCTCCCAGAACTTCAGGGGACGGCGACGATCATTCCGGCGCCGGTCCGGCTCGTACGGATGGGCGCGCTGCCGGCGCTCTCCCTGCCGCCGATCGGCCAGGATCAGAATCGTTTCGTCATCGGCGAAGCGGTCCTGGGCGGCGCGGAGGACATCGGGCCGATCACGCGCCACGATGAACAGGTATGCGGCCGAATTCGACGGATCGTCTCTTGGGCTCACGGCTCAGTTCTGAGGTCCCCAGGCGTTCGAATGATCTCACGGCCCCGCCTGGCGGGCAATGCGCCGATGCCCGAGCCGGTCACCACCGCCACCGCGATGTCGTGCGCGCCCGGCACGAATGGACACGCTGACACAGAAAGCTGCCGTCCCCGGGAGGAACTCCTTTTGGACGAGCGACTCGGTGGCCAGCGGGATTGGAAGCAATTGGACGAGATCCCAAGGGCCGCGGGGATATTCGCTCACGTAGCTGGTCAGCGCGCGCCGTGGTCCGATTGTTGCTGTCATGCGAGATTCGGGGCTCGCCGCCCACCGGGCGGGCGCCGAGTAAATGCGGATGCGGAACCCGAGGCGTGATATCCACCGGCGCAATCCTCGTCGCTCTGTTCAGCGCGGAACGGCTCGCTGCGCGCACGCGGCCGGCCACCGCGGCGGATCGGGCACGGGCCGCTGCCGAGCCTCGCGGCACCGGTGATGTGATCGTGCGCCAGGGAATATGTATCGGTCCCTTCCAGTGGTCAGGCTGATCAACAGATCCGGAGGAGTTCAGATGCCGGCGCCCGAACCCCGGCCCGGGAAGCTCACACTGCAGCAAGCCGCCTCGGTGGTGTTCGCGCTGATCTCGGTCCTGCCGCTGTTGGTCTTCGCCTACAGCCTCTACGCGCTCAAGGCCATCAACATGGTCGAGTACGAGATCGGGCTCGGGTTGGCCCTGGCCGTGGCCCTGCTGGGTTTCTACATCTTCAGGGTGCTCATGACGCGCGTGGCCGAGCTAATTCGAGCCGTCAGTCAGATGGCTACGCACGTTCCCGTCACCGGTCCCGACGAGCAAGTGCGGGTGCCGGGGATGGGCGTGATCCAGGAGTTCAACGAGATGGCTGACCTGGTCCACCAGCTCTGGAAGGACGAGGCGGAACTCCACATGGGCCAGCGCGTGCTCGTGTCGGTCAGGAATGCGACCGCGCCCATCCCCGGGAGTCTGGTCCGGGCGACGGACGACGGCCTCGTTCTCGAGACCGGTGAGCAGCAGACCGCCATCAGTTACCGCCGGATTCTGGCGATCGAAGCCGATGGGCTCCCCTCGGCCGGCGCCCGCTCCGCGGTCCCCCCCGGCACACCTGCGAGCGCCCCCACGACCGCCCAGCCGATCCGTTGAGCGCGCGCGTGATGTCGTTCAGGCGAGGCACCAGCGTGCCACGGTGACAGGAAGATTCCTGCCAGTTTTGCCACTCCCGGGTCTCGTCTCGGCCCTTATCCCCACGCAGTTAGTGCCTTCCGGGGGCTGGCACGCGCTATGCCTCCGAGGTGTGGAAGCGATGAAGATGCTCGGACTGGCGCTGGTCACTGCGCTCCTGTTCGTCGCCGCCCTGATCGGGCGCGACCTCAAACGCGAAAGGGCCGCCTCGCGCCCCCGGACTTCGACCGATCCCCGTCCTGAACACCCCTGGCGGATCGGCATCACCGCCGACGCCGACCAAGTCGGCACGCCGCGCTGACCACGTCGTTGGTGGCCATCCAGGTCCGCCGTCGATGATCGGCCGCGCACGAAGGCTCATGCCGCGCGTCCATCTGCCCCTGCGACGGCTGGCGATGTGCCTCGATTGCGACGAATGTTTCGAGATCGGCGTATCGACATGCCCCGCTTGCGGGAGCAAGACCTGGACCTCGCTCTCCCGGTTTTTCGAGTTGGCGCCGTCGGGCCCGCTCCGCGGACTCGTTCGCGGGACCAGCGACAAGGAGGCGACGCCGAGCCGACAGGAGGCCGAGCGCGAGATCGCGCGAAACCTGTTCATCGTCGCCCACAACCGCACGAAGCTCTACGAGTACGCCAAGCGAGCCTTCTCCGGCAACAGCACGGTCCGGATCATCCTCGATCGCCGGAGCGGGGAGCGGCGCCAGCGTCAGGGATCCCAGACCCCCGACCGGCGCCGCGGCGATCGGCGTGGGCGCTTCGACGTCAACAACCAGCTCCGGGCGCTGGGCTGGGCGATCGTCCTGCAGGACCTCATGAATTACCGGCGCCAGACCTCCCGCGAATCGCGCTAGGTGGTTGGCCGCCCGCCTAGTGCCGTTCCAACTTGTTGATACTAAATCTGTCCACGAACGACGTACACGGTGCCTTCCTAGGCGCGAATAGTTGGAACGGCACTAGCCCAACTTCCGGAGTTCTCCCAACTGCGGAAGTTGGGCTACCCCTGCGGGACGGGAGTTCGGCGCGTCACGATCGCCCAACCGAGCGCGCGCAGCGACGCGTCGACGTCGTGCTCGCGCCGATCTCGTTCGACCGCCGGGACCACCCTCGGCGAGGCTCGCTCGCCCTGGCGGCGGTCGAGGACGATCTCGACGTGCGCGTTTTCCTCGAAGATCTGCCGGAGATGGGTGCACAGGAAGGACTCGCGCCGGGAGACGATGATGAGGAGGCAGTCGCGACCCTCACCCATCACATCCAGGCTGCGCGCCCCGTTCACGCCGGAATAGCGACCTTCTTCAAGAGCTCGATGTCATCGAGGGCCTTCCCGGTCCCCAGCGCCACACACGAGAGCGGATCATCGGCCACCATCACCGGCAGATGCGTTTCCTGCTGCAACAGCCGATCCAAGCCCCGCAGGAGGGCGCCCCCGCCCGTCAGCACCACGCCCTTCTCGATGATGTCGGCGGCGAGTTCCGGCGGCGTCCGCTCCAGGCAGGTGCGGACCGTCTCCACGATGGTCATCACCGGCTCGCGCAGCGCCTCCCGGATCTCATCATCCGTGATGACGATCGTCTTCGGGATCCCGTCGATGAGGTCGCGGCCCTTGACGTCCATGGTGCGTCGTTCGCCGCCGACCGGATAGGCCGAGCCGAGTGCGATCTTGATCTCCTCCGCGCGGCGCTCGCCCACCAGGAGGTTGTAGTGCTTCTTGATGAACTGGACGATCGCCTCGTCCATCTCGTCGCCGGCGATCCGGACCGAGTTGCAGTACACGGTGCCCGACAGCGAGATGACGGCCACCTCGGTCGTCCCACCGCCGATGTCGACGATCAGGTTGCCGCCGGGCTCGTGAATCGGCAGGCCGGCCCCGATCGCCGCGGCCGTCGGCTCCTCGATGAGGTACACCTCCCGAGCCCCGGCCTGGAGAGCCGAGTCCCGGACCGCCCGCTTCTCCACCTGGGTGATGCCTGACGGGACCCCGATGACGACCCGGGGTCGGCCGAGCGCCCGGGCCCCCCGGCGCGTCTTCGAGATGAAGTACTTCAGCATCTTCTCCGTGACGTCGAAGTCGGCGATGACCCCGTCCTTCAAGGGCCGGATGGCCAGGATGTACCCCGGCGTCCGGCCGAGCATGGCCTTGGCCTCGCGCCCCACCGCGATCACGGCGTGGTCCGTCTGACGCATCGCGACGATGGAGGGTTCGTTGAGGACGATCCCAGCGCCCCGCACGAACACTAGGGTGTTGGCCGTCCCGAGGTCGATCGCTAGGTCGGTCGAGAACATCCCGAGTAGCTGGCTGGCGAGCATCACTACGCCTCCCCGTGGGTTAGCTTTACCGCCGGTCAGCAACATCCGCGCCACCCCCGGCCGGTCATCGAAAGCGCCCGATTCAAAAGAGCACCACGTTCCCACAATTTACGCGTGAGTGATCGACAGATGACAGCGTGACGTTCGTCGGACACCAGCGGCGGCAGGCGCCCTCCGACGCCCAGGGAAAGCCGACCCCGACCCGGATCGAGCAGGGCGACGACCCTGGCCCGGGCCGCCGATCCTGGGCCCCGAGAGCCGGCCCGCCGGCCCTGCCGGGCTCGGGGGAGGCCCGCGACCCGGGACTCGGTGCGGCAACTGTCCGCCGCCGGTTCAGGAGTGTCCCCGGCCTCGCTCGGGGAGAGCCGGGGGGCGGCAAAGGAGACGAAGATCGCGACGGGGAGCCCGATCGGCGTTTCACCGGTCCGGCCCCGGCCCGGCCCCGGCCCGGCGCCGACCGCCGGAGCCGCCCGCTGGACTAATCGACCACCGCGACCATCTGGATCTCGATCAGTTGCTCGGGCTCGCCGAGCTCCACGACGGCGAGGTTGGTCGAGGTCGGCTTGTGGTTGTAGGGCGCGAAGTACGAGTTGATGACCGCGCTGGCCTTGCCGATGTCGCCGATCCGGGGCCGGGCGCGGAAGACGAAGACGTGCACCACGTCTTTGAACGTCGCCCCCGCCGCTTCGAGGGTCTGCTTGATCCCCTCCATGGCCATTCGGGTCTGGGTCTCGAGGTCGTTCACGAAGTACTTGCCGATCTCCTCGCGCCGGTGCGGGTGGTGGTGATACACGGGCAAAGCGGTTGTCCCCGAGAGCCAGAGGATCTTTCCGCTCTTGATCTTGAGGGCGGGGACGAACGGCATGAACACCGTCCGGTCGTAGTTCGGGTGGTGGATCACCTCCATGTGCTGGTTCTGAGCCGCCGCCGGCGCCGGCCAGAGCGCCGGCGCGGCGAGACCGAGGGCCATCATGCCAACGACGCAGGTGTGGCGGAGGCTTCTCTCGCTCATCGTGTCTCTCCTCTCTCGTCGTCCCAGCGGTCCAACCTTTCATACGAGCAGTCCCGCGATGATGCCGGTCAGAAAGACGCCGTCGAACGTGCCGGCGCCGCCGATGGCGATGAAGGGGGCGCCCAGTTCCGTGATCTTTCCGAGGTTCAGGAGGTCGGCACCGACCAGCGCCCCCATCGACCCCGAGACATACGCCACCGGCGGGGCTCGCCGGAACGCCAGCACCAGGCTCACCGCGGCGGCGGTCAGCGGAGGGACGAACATCGGCACCACGATGCCCACGCCCGGCACGACCTGCGCCAGACTGTGGACGACGGCGGCCACGATCGCCACGCCGACGAGCATTCGGAAGCGCAGGTTGAAGCGCAGGAACAGATAGACCGACAACAGGAGAGGCAGGAGCGCTCCTCCGAGGTTGATGGCGACGACCGTCGTGCCGCTCTCGAGCTGCGGCGGCGCGAGGTACGTTCGGCCGAACATCGTGATCTCCTGCGGAGGGTTCAGACGCTGAACCGGGACCGCGTAAAGCGGGATGTTCACGTAGCTGCCGAGGAGCGACAGCAGCAGCACGAGCAGCATGTACCGGGGTCGCACTCCGATCTTGTGATAGGCGTAGGCGAGGATGCGCACCTCGACCATGAAGACCAGCAGGGCCAGGAGCCCCAGAAAGGCGAGGAAGAGAAACGGCAGCGCCAGCGGCAAGATCACATGCGGCCTCCCGGCGAATCCCGGTCCAGTGCAGGCCAGCCCCAGGGTGGGGCGAGATTAGTCCCGAGAGCGCAAGGCGGTCAACAGGAGCCGTGAGAAGGGGCCGGGCGTGGGCGTCCCCCGCTTCTTGCCAGCCCGCGCCGGGGCCTGAGATAATCTCCCGCCATGAAGCGATTGCTCGTCCTCCCATCGCTGGTCGTCCTGACGCTGGCTGCGGGCTGCGCGCTCAAGGCCGGCCATCTCTTCCCCTCGCCGGCGCCGGCGTCGATCATGATCGGGACGACCGATCGGGCATTCCTGGAGCGCACGTTCGGAGCGCCGTACCAGGTCGGGATCGACAGCGGGGACCCGACCTGGCGCTGGTTTTATCTCGAGCGGCGGGCCGGGGGAGAACTGACCAAAGACCTCACCGTTCGCTTCAACCCCAACGGCACGGTGAAGTCCTACTCCTTCACGTCGAACTTCCCCGAGGACATGAGCAGGCTCAGGTAGCGGCGCCGCCGCATGAGGCGTCCCCGATACAGCATCCGTCGCGCCACCCGGCGGGACGTGCCGACCATCTTCGCGCTGATCCGCGGTCTCGCGGAGTACGAGCGTCTGGCCCACGCGATGGAGGCGACGGCCGACCGCATCCGCCGTCACGGCTTCGGAGACCGGCGCTACTTCGAAACGCTCATCTGCCGGCGCGGGCGCCGCGCCATCGGCTTCACGCTCTACTTCTTCACCTACTCGACCTTCATGGGGCGCCCCACCCTCTACATCGAAGACCTGTTCGTGCTGCCCGAGGAGCGCAGGCGGGGCGCGGGAAAGGCGCTGCTGGCCGCCCTGGCGCGCCTCGCGGTGCGGCGCGGCTGCGGCCGGATGGAATGGACGGTGCTCGACTGGAACACCCCGGCGATCCGCTTCTACCAGCGGCTCGGCGCGGGGCTTCGCCGCGAGTGGATCCTCGCCCGCCTGGCCGGCGCGCCGCTGCGGCGGCTGGCGCGGTGAGGCGGAGCCTGATCCTCCCCCGCGTCGGTCGTCAGTGATGGCGCCGCAGCAGCGCGACGCCGATCAGCATCAGGAGCAGGGCCAGGACGCCGGCGAACAGGCGTGAACGGCCGCCGGCGAGGAATCCGCTCAGGAACGGGCCGAGAAAGATCCCGGCATCCACCCCGACGCGGTAGAGCGCGGTGCGCCAACCGATGTGGTCGGCCGGCGTCTCGCGCCTCAGCAAGCTGAGCGGCAGCGTCCAGGCGGCCATCCCGACGCCGAAGAGCGCGCATCCCGCCACCAGAGCGGCGAAGCCGCCAAACGCGATCAGCCCCTCACCGGCACCGAAGACGAGGAGCATCAGTCCCAGGACGCGCGCCGCGCCCCGGCGGTCGGCGAGCATCCCCGCCGGCAGCAGGCAGACGATGTCGCAGATCTGTACGATCATCAGCAGCCGCGCGATGCCGGTCCGCGCCAGACCGAACTCGCGATCCGCCCGCAGCGGGACGATGAATTGCTCGAGCGTCGAGTACGACGTGGCGATCGCGCTGCCGGCGGTGAAGGCCAGCACGACCAGCGCCGTGATGGGCGCCGACGCCGACCGGGCGGGGCGCGCGAAGAGGGGGCGGGTGGCCCCCGGCGGCTCGGCCGGCAGCGCCGCCAGTACGAACGGCACCATGAGGAGCCCCAGGGCCTGCGGCGCGCAGATGAGCAGCAGCGCCACGTTCCACGGCAGATCCGCCGGCAAGAGCCCGAGCAGGACGGTCCCGCCGAGGATCCCGAGCATCGCCGACAGCTCGAAGGCGCTGAGCGCGGAGGCCAGGCCGCCGCCTGACTGGTAGCGGAGAATCGCCGTGAGCCCGGCCACGATGCTGAGCGCGTGGCCGACGCCCATGAGCGCGCGGCCCAGCACCAGCACCGCGAACGGCCCGCCGCCGGCGAGGCAGAGCACGCCCACCCCCAGCAGCAGGGGCGACAGCACGAGCGCCCGCCGCAGGTGATGGGTGATGAACAGGCCCACCGGGATGTCCGCGATCATCCGCGCGAAGCCGAACGCTCCGGCCAGCGCGCCGAGCTGCCAGTCGGCCAGAGCGGCGCTGCGCCCGAGGTCGGGGAGCAGCGCCGGGAACGCTCCCTGCCAGAAAATGCCGGTGAACATCGTGGCGCACAGCAGGGCGATCAGCGGCGCTCGCACGAAGAGCGATTGTAGGTCTAAATCGAGACGCTGACGGAGCCTTCCTGACGCTTAGGGCGCCCGGCCGGCGCCGGGCCGCTGGCGCTCGGGGTCACGGGACGGGACACCCCGTCGAGCCCCGGCGGCCGGACGACGCCGGGCGCGACGTAAACAGCCGACCAGCCATGCCCGGAACGCGCGCGGCACCCACCCGCCGGCAGCGCGGACAAGCAGCTCGGGATCGCGGGTGATCCGGAACCCGCGCAAGTGGATCCGGGTGGCCGCCAGCGGGCAGCCCGCTTCGTCGTAGTACCAGGCGAACTGCTTCACGCGCTCCCTCAGCCCGCGCTGGACCGCCGCCAGCGCTTCCGGGTCGTGACGGAGCGCTTCGCGCTCGCGCGCCAGCAGGCCGAGCATCGCGGTCTCGCCGCGGGGCTGGTCGATGCGGTGCAGGGAATCGACCGACAGCCGCAGAACGGCCAGGGGGCGGTCCAGGTAGCCGAGCTGCGCCCACTTGCTGAAGCGGAGGAGGAAGTCCCAGTCCTCCGACGAGGTCCAGGTTTCGTCGAAGCCGCCCGTACGCTTGAAGGCCTCGCGGTGGAGCGTCAGCGCGCTGGGCTTGATGAACACCTCCTGCAGCAGGAAGAGGAACATCTCGCGGCGCGGGAGCACCACCCCCTCGGGGTAGGTAGCGCTCCCGAGCCACCGCCCGAAGAGCGGCGAGGCGCGCATGAATGACGGGACGAACAGGTCGCCGTCGTATTTCTCCAGATCGCTGAACACGGCCTGCACGTCCGGATGGCCCGCCAGGAACCCGACCTCGCGCTTGAGCTTGTCGGGCTTCCAGAGATCGTCGGAATCGAGAAACGAGATCAGCTCGCCCGTCGCCAGCGCCACGCCTGCGTTGCGGGTCGCCGACACCCCGGCGTGCCCGCGCCGGACGTAGCGCACGCGGGCGTCACGCACGCGCCCCAGCCGCTCGGCCGTGCCGTCGATGGAGCCGTCGTCGACTATGAGGATCTCCACGTCCCCGTAGGTCTGGGCCAGGACACTCTCGAGCGCCCGCCCGATGACGTGACTCCGGTTGTAGGTCGGAATGACGACCGAGACCTTCATCGCCCTCACCACGCTGCAGGAGTGATACCAGGGCCGCCCGCGCGGCGTCGCACCCGGTGACGCGGGCCGCGCGGCCTCTCGTTGCCAGTCGATTCGTTCCCTTCAGGAGGGGGCAATGTGCCTCAGGCCATCGCGCGCCTCGTGGTATGAAACCGATTCCCGCGCGGCGCGCGGGCGGGGACACCCTCTGCAAACGTCTGCAGCCTGCCGGATCGGGTCGTCACGTATTTTCGCGCCATTCAGGGTGTGGCACGGATTGTGGACCAGAGCACGTCGGCATGCAGTGCCGACAGGTTCGCCGGATGTTCGTGTTGGCGACGCTGGCGGCCTCGCTCGGCGTGGCCGCGACGCCCGGCGTCGCCGGAGCCCAGGCCAGCGTCGCTGGCGAATGGAAGCTCCTCCCGTACCGGACCCCGATCAACCCGATTCACGTCGGGCTGCTGCGCACCGGCAAGGTCCTCATCGCGTCGGGCTCGGAGAACGACCCGACCCATACGACCTACCGCGCCGCCGTTTGGGACCCGGGCGCGGGCAGCTTCAGCGTCCAGACCATCCCCTGGGACCTCTTCTGCAACGCGATGTCCTTCCTGCCCGACGGCCGTGTCCTCATCACGGGCGGCAGTCTGCAGTACAACCCCTTCCGGGGCCTCAGGACGACGACCATCTTCGATCCCGCGGCCGAGAACTTCATCCAGGTGCAGGACATGGCGCGCGGACGCTGGTATCCGTCCACTGCGGCGCTGAGCGACGGCAAGACCATGACGTTCAGCGGGTGGCTGGAGACGGCCGGCGTACCCAATCAGGCCGTCGAGCTCTACGACGTGCCCACTGGCTGGAGCCCGGAGTTCATGGCACCCTGGACGCCACCGCTCTATCCCTGGCTACACCTCCTGCCCAACGGCAAGGTGTTCTTCTCGGGCAGTGCGCCCGACTCCCGTCTCTTCGATCCGGCGACGAAGACCTGGACCGCCAGCATGGCGCGCACCATCTACGCGCGCGATCGTCGCTACGGCTCATCCGTGCTGCTACCCCTCCGGCCGGAGGAAGGTTACCGGGCGCGCGTCATGATCATGGGCGGCAACAACCCGGCCACCGCCACCGCCGAGATCATCGCTCTCTCGGCGGGGACGCCGGCCTGGCGCGCGCTGCCGCCGATGTCGGCGCCGCGCATCGAGATGAACGCCGTCATCCTGCCGACCGGCAAGATCCTGGCCCTGGGCGGCTCGGCCGTCGACAACGACGCGAGCACCGCGAGCCTGGGCGCCGATCTCTTCGATCCCGCGACCGAGACGTGGTCCTCCGCCGGCCGGGCCGCCGTGCCGCGTCTCTATCATTCGGTCGCCCTGCTCCTCCCCGACGCGACGGTCTGGGTGGCCGGCTCCAACCCATTCCAGGGCGCCTGGGACAACCGGCTGGAGATCTACTCGCCCGCCTATCTGTTCACGACCGACGCCAACGGCAACGTCGTCCGGGCGCCGCGGCCGACGATCACCAGCGTCCCCGCCCGGGTGGGCTACGACGCCTCGTTCCAGGTCCAGACGCCCAATGCCGCAAACATCGCGTCGGTGGCCCTCGTCCGGCCGGGGTCCTCCACTCACGCCTTCGACTTCGACCAGCGCCTGGTCGACCTGAACTTCACGGCGGGCAGCGGCGTCCTCACGGTGACGTCGCCCCCCAACAGCAACATCGCGCCCCCCGGCTACTACATGGTCTTCCTCGTCGACAAGAAGGGGGTGCCCTCGATCGCGAAATTCGTGCAGGTTTCGTTCAACCCGACCAATCAGCCGCCCCGGGGCATGATTCTGAACCCGACCCCGACCACCGACGTCACGATCAAGGCGGGGCAGTCCGTGACGTTCAGCGGAGACGGAACCGATGCGGATGGCAGCGTGGCGACCCTCTCGTGGGTCTTTCCGGGCGGCGCGCCGGCGACCAGCAAGGTGCCCACGCCGGGAGAGGTGACGTTCCCGACCCCAGGCACGTACATCGTCTCGCTGACGGCGACGGACAATCTCGGCGACAACGATCCGAGCCCCCCGACGCGGACGATCACCGTCCAGGCGCCGGTCTTCTCGGCCTCCTTCACCAACCCGCCTGCCGGCGCGACCGTCAACGGCACGCAGACCGTAGCGATGGCCGTGAGCGGCGGGGGCACCCCGAACTTCACCTACAGGCTCAAGATCGACGGCACCGAGGTGTTCACGACGACCACGCCCGACACCAGCGCGACGTACAACTGGAACACCACCACGGTCCCTAATGGCGCCCACACGCTCACGCTGACGGTGACCGACGCGACCGGCCAAACCTCCACCGCCACTCGCACCGTGAGCGTCTCCCAGACCGGCGCGATCACGGTCGCGCTGACCACCCCGACGCCGGGGCAGACGGTCAGCGGGACGACCTGGGTCAATG from Candidatus Methylomirabilota bacterium encodes:
- a CDS encoding rod shape-determining protein, which codes for MLASQLLGMFSTDLAIDLGTANTLVFVRGAGIVLNEPSIVAMRQTDHAVIAVGREAKAMLGRTPGYILAIRPLKDGVIADFDVTEKMLKYFISKTRRGARALGRPRVVIGVPSGITQVEKRAVRDSALQAGAREVYLIEEPTAAAIGAGLPIHEPGGNLIVDIGGGTTEVAVISLSGTVYCNSVRIAGDEMDEAIVQFIKKHYNLLVGERRAEEIKIALGSAYPVGGERRTMDVKGRDLIDGIPKTIVITDDEIREALREPVMTIVETVRTCLERTPPELAADIIEKGVVLTGGGALLRGLDRLLQQETHLPVMVADDPLSCVALGTGKALDDIELLKKVAIPA
- a CDS encoding Rid family hydrolase, translated to MSERSLRHTCVVGMMALGLAAPALWPAPAAAQNQHMEVIHHPNYDRTVFMPFVPALKIKSGKILWLSGTTALPVYHHHPHRREEIGKYFVNDLETQTRMAMEGIKQTLEAAGATFKDVVHVFVFRARPRIGDIGKASAVINSYFAPYNHKPTSTNLAVVELGEPEQLIEIQMVAVVD
- a CDS encoding DUF1614 domain-containing protein; its protein translation is MILPLALPFLFLAFLGLLALLVFMVEVRILAYAYHKIGVRPRYMLLVLLLSLLGSYVNIPLYAVPVQRLNPPQEITMFGRTYLAPPQLESGTTVVAINLGGALLPLLLSVYLFLRFNLRFRMLVGVAIVAAVVHSLAQVVPGVGIVVPMFVPPLTAAAVSLVLAFRRAPPVAYVSGSMGALVGADLLNLGKITELGAPFIAIGGAGTFDGVFLTGIIAGLLV
- a CDS encoding GNAT family N-acetyltransferase, encoding MRRPRYSIRRATRRDVPTIFALIRGLAEYERLAHAMEATADRIRRHGFGDRRYFETLICRRGRRAIGFTLYFFTYSTFMGRPTLYIEDLFVLPEERRRGAGKALLAALARLAVRRGCGRMEWTVLDWNTPAIRFYQRLGAGLRREWILARLAGAPLRRLAR
- a CDS encoding MFS transporter; this encodes MRAPLIALLCATMFTGIFWQGAFPALLPDLGRSAALADWQLGALAGAFGFARMIADIPVGLFITHHLRRALVLSPLLLGVGVLCLAGGGPFAVLVLGRALMGVGHALSIVAGLTAILRYQSGGGLASALSAFELSAMLGILGGTVLLGLLPADLPWNVALLLICAPQALGLLMVPFVLAALPAEPPGATRPLFARPARSASAPITALVVLAFTAGSAIATSYSTLEQFIVPLRADREFGLARTGIARLLMIVQICDIVCLLPAGMLADRRGAARVLGLMLLVFGAGEGLIAFGGFAALVAGCALFGVGMAAWTLPLSLLRRETPADHIGWRTALYRVGVDAGIFLGPFLSGFLAGGRSRLFAGVLALLLMLIGVALLRRHH
- a CDS encoding glycosyltransferase gives rise to the protein MKVSVVIPTYNRSHVIGRALESVLAQTYGDVEILIVDDGSIDGTAERLGRVRDARVRYVRRGHAGVSATRNAGVALATGELISFLDSDDLWKPDKLKREVGFLAGHPDVQAVFSDLEKYDGDLFVPSFMRASPLFGRWLGSATYPEGVVLPRREMFLFLLQEVFIKPSALTLHREAFKRTGGFDETWTSSEDWDFLLRFSKWAQLGYLDRPLAVLRLSVDSLHRIDQPRGETAMLGLLAREREALRHDPEALAAVQRGLRERVKQFAWYYDEAGCPLAATRIHLRGFRITRDPELLVRAAGGWVPRAFRAWLVGCLRRARRRPAAGARRGVPSRDPERQRPGAGRAP